A single genomic interval of Chitinophaga sp. 180180018-3 harbors:
- a CDS encoding SMI1/KNR4 family protein yields the protein MQQYWLRWENWMQQHAPRLLNILRPGATRDAVKELERLTGTPMPASFKEFYAIHDGQQKARAGLVDADQLLSLEDIITQWHHWKDLLDAGTFSWNEEPIFSTPDTGIKNDWWNPLWVPFTGDGFGNHLCIDLDPAPEGTCGQVITFWHDDSHRAIVAPSFEAWLQGYITALEKGEYIFVKRWGIVHKDTFLNYND from the coding sequence ATGCAGCAATATTGGCTCAGATGGGAGAACTGGATGCAGCAGCATGCCCCAAGACTGCTAAATATACTGCGGCCGGGAGCAACCCGGGATGCGGTAAAAGAACTTGAAAGGCTGACAGGAACGCCCATGCCCGCTTCTTTCAAAGAATTTTATGCTATTCACGATGGCCAGCAAAAGGCCAGGGCCGGACTGGTAGACGCGGATCAGTTGTTGAGCCTGGAAGATATTATTACGCAATGGCATCACTGGAAAGACCTGCTCGACGCCGGCACCTTTTCCTGGAATGAAGAGCCTATTTTTTCCACCCCGGATACCGGTATTAAAAACGACTGGTGGAACCCGTTATGGGTGCCCTTTACAGGCGATGGCTTCGGGAACCACCTCTGCATCGATCTGGATCCTGCACCGGAAGGTACCTGCGGCCAGGTGATTACATTCTGGCACGACGATAGTCACCGCGCCATTGTAGCACCTTCCTTTGAAGCCTGGCTGCAGGGATATATCACTGCCCTCGAAAAAGGGGAATACATTTTTGTAAAAAGATGGGGTATCGTTCATAAGGATACCTTTCTCAACTACAACGACTGA